A single region of the Hoeflea prorocentri genome encodes:
- a CDS encoding adenylate/guanylate cyclase domain-containing protein yields MSASFDELVVGLCEALCAEGVPLWRLRLAFRTLHPLVTATSSVWEREGAETERIDTPHGMEGRSDYAGSPMEFIASNRSTYRRRLREPLTQDDHHVLHGLRERGGTDYFGMPLEFSDEMRAIIVFVTDAEGGFSDGDIEGFIALAPALAPIVEVFRGRLLSLAVTEAYLGRRTGKRVLDGKITRGDVETINAAILFSDIRGWTGISSRLPANEALALANSYFELVGEAVEAHGGEILKFMGDGVLAVFSADDMPSGRSECRSALDAAFEALRQAEQANIPDLEFGIGLHFGEVLYGNIGSRTRIDFTVLGSAVNVAARIESLCGPLATPVLFSEAFAERARVSHRLVSTERLKGIDGPMAVYTATVD; encoded by the coding sequence ATGTCGGCAAGTTTCGATGAACTCGTCGTTGGTCTTTGTGAGGCGCTTTGCGCCGAGGGCGTTCCACTGTGGAGGCTTCGACTAGCGTTTCGGACCCTGCATCCGCTGGTGACGGCCACGTCATCGGTCTGGGAGCGAGAGGGTGCGGAAACCGAACGCATCGACACACCGCACGGAATGGAGGGGCGTTCGGATTATGCCGGCAGCCCGATGGAATTCATTGCAAGCAACCGCTCGACCTACAGAAGAAGGTTGCGGGAGCCACTGACACAAGACGATCATCACGTCCTGCATGGGCTGCGTGAGCGTGGCGGAACCGACTATTTCGGTATGCCCCTGGAGTTTTCCGATGAGATGCGCGCCATCATTGTCTTCGTGACCGATGCGGAGGGCGGATTTAGCGACGGCGATATCGAGGGTTTTATAGCGCTGGCGCCGGCACTTGCGCCAATCGTCGAGGTTTTCCGCGGGCGGCTCCTGTCGCTGGCGGTTACGGAAGCCTATCTTGGACGGCGAACGGGAAAACGTGTGCTTGACGGCAAGATCACGCGTGGGGATGTCGAAACAATCAATGCGGCGATCCTTTTCAGCGATATCCGCGGCTGGACCGGGATCAGCAGCAGGCTCCCGGCCAATGAAGCGCTGGCGCTGGCAAACAGCTATTTCGAATTGGTCGGTGAAGCCGTGGAAGCCCATGGCGGTGAGATATTGAAGTTCATGGGCGATGGCGTGCTGGCGGTGTTTTCCGCCGACGACATGCCCTCGGGCCGGTCTGAATGCCGCTCTGCGCTGGATGCGGCTTTTGAGGCATTGCGGCAGGCCGAGCAGGCAAATATTCCTGACCTGGAATTCGGGATCGGCCTGCATTTCGGTGAGGTGCTTTACGGTAATATCGGATCGAGAACCCGTATTGACTTCACGGTTCTCGGCTCGGCCGTCAATGTTGCGGCGCGCATTGAAAGCCTGTGTGGTCCGCTGGCGACGCCCGTGCTTTTCTCGGAAGCGTTCGCCGAGCGCGCCCGGGTATCGCACCGTCTGGTTTCAACGGAACGGCTGAAGGGCATCGACGGTCCGATGGCGGTCTATACGGCCACAGTGGATTGA
- a CDS encoding helix-turn-helix transcriptional regulator, giving the protein MQNAFGDSLKHWRGQRRMSQLDLGLAANVSARHISFLETGRSRPSRSMVRLLSDSLELPHSERNAFLGAAGFAPAYRRRDLNDTDMAHVRAAVDWTLERQDPFPAMALDRHWRVVRVNTSAGLILSGAGLGEGDSLLEALFDTDRMAGALDNWLEVAQHMIVRLRTESVHLGGDPVLDDAVEHLTKELGHRLPANDGALPAVIPARYRAGDMVLSFFSTIAQFGSAEDIALSELKIELMFPADEPTRTALFAMAGLSDDQTG; this is encoded by the coding sequence GTGCAAAACGCTTTTGGAGACTCTTTAAAACACTGGCGCGGCCAGCGCCGGATGAGCCAGCTTGATCTCGGCCTCGCCGCCAATGTCTCCGCCAGGCACATTTCGTTCCTGGAAACGGGGCGCTCCCGGCCGAGCCGCTCGATGGTGCGCCTGCTGTCCGATTCCCTCGAACTGCCGCACAGCGAACGCAACGCATTTTTGGGTGCGGCCGGATTCGCGCCGGCATACCGGCGCCGCGACCTGAACGACACGGACATGGCGCATGTGCGCGCTGCTGTTGACTGGACGCTTGAAAGACAGGACCCGTTTCCGGCGATGGCGCTTGACCGGCATTGGCGGGTCGTTCGTGTCAACACATCGGCGGGCCTCATCCTCTCCGGCGCAGGACTTGGTGAGGGCGATAGCCTGCTGGAGGCTCTGTTTGATACGGACAGAATGGCCGGCGCCCTGGATAACTGGCTGGAAGTGGCCCAGCACATGATCGTGCGCCTGCGCACCGAAAGTGTCCATCTCGGCGGTGATCCGGTACTGGACGACGCCGTTGAGCACCTAACCAAAGAGCTTGGCCATCGCCTGCCTGCAAATGACGGCGCACTGCCGGCAGTCATACCGGCCCGCTATCGCGCCGGTGATATGGTGCTGTCCTTCTTCTCCACCATCGCGCAATTTGGCTCGGCCGAAGATATCGCCCTTTCCGAGCTCAAGATCGAGCTTATGTTTCCCGCTGATGAACCAACCCGGACCGCGCTCTTTGCCATGGCCGGACTATCCGATGACCAAACCGGCTAA